The following are encoded together in the Caloranaerobacter ferrireducens genome:
- a CDS encoding MogA/MoaB family molybdenum cofactor biosynthesis protein, whose protein sequence is MFKVGIITASDKGYKKEREDLSGKVIKDIVTEKGYQVEKYIVLPDEENMIYEEIVYMADELSVDLILTTGGTGFSTRDVTPEATRKAIDRLAPGISEAIRYYSLQITSRAMLSRGISGIRNKTLIINLPGSPKAVRESLEYIIDAVHHGLEIMTGKTGECAR, encoded by the coding sequence ATGTTTAAAGTAGGTATTATTACTGCTAGTGATAAGGGGTATAAGAAAGAAAGAGAAGATTTAAGCGGTAAAGTTATAAAGGATATAGTAACAGAAAAAGGCTATCAGGTAGAAAAATATATTGTACTTCCCGATGAAGAGAATATGATATATGAAGAAATAGTTTATATGGCAGATGAATTAAGTGTTGATTTAATCTTAACAACAGGAGGTACTGGATTCAGTACTAGAGATGTTACACCGGAAGCTACGAGGAAAGCTATTGACAGGCTTGCACCAGGGATATCTGAGGCTATAAGGTATTATAGCCTTCAGATAACCTCTAGGGCTATGCTTTCCCGTGGCATTTCAGGTATAAGAAATAAAACTTTAATCATTAACTTACCTGGAAGCCCCAAGGCAGTAAGGGAGTCTTTGGAATATATTATTGATGCTGTGCATCATGGGCTAGAGATTATGACCGGTAAAACAGGTGAATGTGCTAGATAG
- the mobA gene encoding molybdenum cofactor guanylyltransferase, whose protein sequence is MNKFGSAVILAGGKSTRMGFDKQLLNINGRRLILWIIEKLKDEFDDIIIVSNKPEYYSEVDCRIVSDIIKDMGPLSGIHAGLMNAKSQYVYFIACDMPVINIDYIKHMKKCLNSRNYHGCVTQVGGWIEPFNAFYSKSITVAIEGQLNRGKRSVFSLVKSLDFYIVNEMIACKFSPNWDMFINLNTIQELTKFKTLQEKKGIGVKCLT, encoded by the coding sequence ATGAATAAATTTGGAAGCGCTGTAATATTAGCTGGCGGTAAAAGTACTAGAATGGGATTTGATAAGCAGCTATTAAATATAAATGGTAGAAGGCTTATTTTATGGATTATTGAAAAGCTTAAAGATGAGTTTGATGACATAATTATTGTATCTAATAAGCCGGAGTATTATAGTGAAGTCGATTGTAGAATTGTGTCTGATATTATAAAAGATATGGGACCTTTAAGCGGGATACATGCAGGTTTAATGAATGCAAAAAGTCAATATGTGTATTTTATAGCATGTGATATGCCCGTTATTAATATAGACTATATCAAACATATGAAAAAATGTTTAAATAGCAGAAATTATCATGGTTGTGTTACACAAGTTGGTGGTTGGATAGAGCCTTTTAATGCCTTTTATTCGAAGAGTATAACAGTTGCAATTGAAGGTCAGCTTAATAGGGGGAAAAGGTCGGTTTTTTCATTAGTTAAAAGTCTAGATTTTTATATAGTAAACGAGATGATTGCTTGTAAATTCAGTCCTAATTGGGATATGTTTATAAATTTAAATACAATACAAGAGCTTACTAAATTTAAGACATTGCAAGAGAAAAAGGGAATAGGGGTTAAATGTTTAACATAA
- the fdhD gene encoding formate dehydrogenase accessory sulfurtransferase FdhD, which translates to MDNVKEYKILRLNDEKNRNDTDIIVVEYPFTIFINDEEFVTLLCSPKSLKYLAIGFLHSEGIVNKKEDIANITIDKDNGHAYVYTKNKNILAKKLYGKRTITTGCGKGSIFYNVMDSFKSKSIKRNITVKKENILKLIRIFNKKSELFASTGGVHSCALCQEDKMILFEEDIGRHNALDKILGRALLDDIDLKDKMVLTSGRVSSEILIKIAKRQIPVLISRSAPTSLAVDIARELNITLIGFARGKKMNIYSNFSSLMS; encoded by the coding sequence ATGGATAATGTAAAAGAGTATAAAATACTTAGGTTGAACGACGAAAAAAATAGAAATGATACAGATATAATAGTTGTTGAGTATCCTTTTACCATTTTCATAAATGATGAAGAGTTTGTTACACTTCTATGTAGTCCTAAATCTCTTAAGTATTTAGCTATAGGATTTTTACATTCTGAAGGAATTGTAAATAAGAAGGAAGATATAGCTAATATTACAATAGATAAAGATAATGGACATGCATATGTTTATACAAAAAACAAAAATATTTTAGCAAAGAAGCTATATGGTAAGAGAACTATAACTACTGGATGCGGAAAAGGATCTATATTCTATAATGTTATGGATTCATTTAAAAGCAAAAGTATAAAGAGAAATATAACAGTAAAGAAAGAGAATATTTTAAAGTTAATTAGAATATTCAACAAAAAGTCGGAGCTTTTCGCAAGTACTGGCGGAGTTCATAGCTGTGCATTGTGTCAAGAAGATAAAATGATACTATTTGAAGAGGATATTGGAAGACATAATGCTCTAGATAAAATTTTAGGCAGAGCTTTACTAGATGATATAGACTTGAAAGATAAAATGGTTTTAACCAGTGGAAGGGTTTCTTCTGAAATATTGATTAAGATTGCTAAGAGACAGATACCAGTATTAATTTCAAGATCAGCTCCTACTAGTTTAGCTGTAGATATAGCAAGAGAGCTTAATATTACATTGATCGGGTTTGCAAGAGGTAAAAAAATGAATATCTATTCAAATTTTTCGAGCTTAATGTCCTAA
- a CDS encoding substrate-binding domain-containing protein: MNRKLTILLSIALVLVLLIGCNIQEKNKVNSNTIILATTTSTRDSGLLDYLLPKFEDETGIKVKVIAVGTGKALQMGRDGEADILLVHAKSDEEQFVKEGHGLKRHDVMYNDFVLVGPKDLEVEFMGKSNDIIEAFKTIAKNKYKFISRGDNSGTHKKELKIWREAGIEPEGAWYVSAGRGMGDVLKMADEMRAITLTDRATYLKLRDKINLSILIEKDNRLFNQYGIILVNPNKNDNINLEGAKMFMNWLLSDKTQKLIGEYGKDRFEVPLFIPNGRK, from the coding sequence ATGAATAGAAAACTTACCATTTTATTGAGTATAGCATTAGTTTTAGTCTTATTAATAGGGTGTAATATTCAGGAAAAAAATAAAGTCAATTCAAATACCATAATACTAGCTACCACAACTAGTACTAGGGATAGTGGGTTATTAGATTACTTATTACCTAAATTTGAAGATGAAACCGGTATTAAAGTAAAAGTAATTGCAGTAGGTACGGGAAAGGCGTTACAAATGGGAAGAGACGGTGAAGCAGATATATTATTAGTACATGCTAAATCAGATGAAGAACAATTTGTAAAAGAAGGACATGGACTTAAAAGGCATGATGTTATGTATAATGATTTTGTTTTAGTAGGACCTAAAGATTTAGAAGTAGAGTTTATGGGTAAATCTAATGATATAATTGAAGCTTTTAAAACTATAGCAAAAAATAAGTATAAATTTATCTCAAGAGGAGATAATTCAGGAACACATAAAAAGGAATTAAAAATATGGCGAGAAGCAGGTATTGAACCAGAGGGTGCTTGGTATGTGTCTGCAGGTAGAGGAATGGGTGATGTGCTAAAGATGGCAGATGAAATGAGAGCTATTACATTGACAGATAGAGCTACTTATTTAAAATTAAGGGATAAGATAAATTTAAGTATATTAATAGAAAAAGATAATAGACTGTTTAATCAGTATGGGATAATTTTAGTTAATCCAAATAAAAACGATAATATTAATTTAGAAGGTGCAAAAATGTTTATGAACTGGCTGCTTTCAGATAAAACACAGAAGTTAATTGGAGAATACGGTAAAGATAGGTTTGAAGTACCTCTATTTATACCAAATGGCAGAAAATAG
- a CDS encoding ABC transporter permease: MDYILDGVKEAIKLLLSFDREMYQIILLSIFVSSTSTVLASIITVPIGIFLGLKSFKGKKLFTRILYTFMSIPSVIVGLIVAIILSRRGPLGFLNLLYTPMAMIIAQTLLVTPLILGLTYNLSKFRGKEIEKLGITLGANRIDILILIIRELKVDILLNVITGFSRAISEIGTVMIVGGNIKGYTRVITTSIAMFNSMGDYSKAIALGIVLLIISFLVNNIIYTYTQEE; the protein is encoded by the coding sequence ATGGATTATATTTTAGATGGGGTAAAGGAAGCTATAAAGCTTTTATTAAGCTTTGATAGAGAGATGTATCAAATAATATTGTTATCAATATTTGTTTCTTCTACCTCTACTGTTTTAGCTTCAATAATTACTGTTCCAATAGGAATTTTTTTAGGGCTAAAAAGTTTTAAGGGTAAAAAATTATTTACAAGGATTCTTTACACATTCATGAGTATTCCATCGGTTATAGTTGGTTTAATTGTAGCAATTATTTTATCTAGGAGAGGTCCTTTGGGTTTTTTAAACTTATTATATACTCCTATGGCTATGATAATAGCTCAAACACTATTAGTTACACCACTAATTTTAGGATTAACATATAATCTATCAAAATTCAGAGGTAAGGAAATTGAAAAATTGGGAATTACATTAGGTGCAAATAGAATAGATATATTGATTTTGATAATAAGGGAGCTTAAAGTAGATATATTACTAAATGTGATTACTGGATTTTCAAGGGCTATTTCTGAGATTGGTACAGTTATGATAGTTGGAGGTAATATAAAGGGGTACACTAGAGTTATTACAACTTCTATAGCTATGTTTAATTCTATGGGGGATTATTCGAAGGCTATAGCTTTAGGAATTGTATTATTAATAATTTCATTTTTAGTTAATAACATAATTTACACCTATACTCAGGAGGAGTGA